CGGCGGCCGTCGCGACGACGACTTCCTCCGGGCTCGCCTTGGCGGCCGCGGCCTTGAATGAAGGCGCGTCCTTGCCCGGCGGGTTGATCTTGTGCGCCGAGGCGCTCTGCAGCTTCGCGACGCCCGGAGCCTGGCCGCAGGCGGCCAGCGTGGCGGCGAGCGCGAGGAGGGCGAGCGAGCGGCTGAAGGGCTTCTGCATGTAGTGCTTATCGGGCCAATGCAGGGAAAGGCTTGCCTATGGTTGGATTAAGCTTGGGTTAATCGATTGCGATTGCGTGAATGAGGCCGCTTGCACCATAAAGCCTTCGCATAACGAGCCGATCTGGAGAGCAGGACCTACAGGGCGACGGAACGCCGGCTGCCAGGCCAATTCCTGGCTGCCAGTGCTGGACTTCGGTGCCGGCGTGACCAACCGGGGAGGATTTGAGATGACGGCCGTTGAGCTGCTCGAACGCGTGCCGCTGTTCTACGACTTCTCGCACAGCGAAGTTCGGAAGATCGCGCAGTACGCCGATTACGCGGTCTACGGGCCCCGGGAACGCATCTACCGCATGGGCGATCCGGGAGACCGCATCTACGTCGTCGTCGCCGGCCTGGTGCGCCTCACCCACCACGACGACGAGTCCGTGCATCCCGAGGATCTCATCGTGCGCAGCCGCGGCCTCTTCGGCGAGGATTGCGCGGTGGACGAATCGCCGCGGGGCCTCACGGCCGAGGCGATCATGCGCAGCGAATGCATCACGCTGACCAGCCACGCGCTCCGCCGCCTCGAGGAGGAGCACCCGCGCATCGCGCTCCGGCTGATCAAGAAGCTGGCTCGCGTCACCAGCCTGCGGCTCCGCCAGGTGCTCGGCCGGCCCGCGCCGGTCCCCGCGACCCTGCCGGCCAAGGCCGCGGTGCCGGCCGCGGTGGCCACGCCGGCCGGGAAGCTGCATGCCTTCAAGCGTCTGGTCGAGGCGATCCGGAACCAGGCGGGCGAGAAAGCCGTCAAACTGGCGTAGCCACTCGTCGGCCGCGAGAGGCCGGTCCCGGGAAGCGGCAGCGGCCGACGAGCCCGGCGCTACCCGGCGCCCCCATCTTTCGAAACGAGCCGCCCACCATGAAGACTTCCTTAGCCTATTCTTTCCCCGAAGCCAGTAACGGCGCCCACAGCATCCGACCGGTCGAGACGCTATAACCTGAGCATGGACCCAACCGGCAAAGGCGCCGGTTCTCGCAGGTCGAGACACGCGGCGCAGGCAGCCCTGGCGGTAGCCGGCATCCATCTGCTGGCCGGCTGCAACTTCGTCCTGCCGGGCGCCATCAAGCGGCCCACGACCCAGTTGCCGGTCGGCCAGGGCGCGGTGCGCCATTTCCCCTTGCGGGCGGGCGACGTCAGCCTGCCGTTCCCCGCGTCCAAGAACCTGGTGTTGATGGTGTCGGCGAGCGGTTCGGCTTCGACGGCCTTCAGCTTCCGGGTCCAGAACTCCGAGGCGCCGGCCGGAGAGGCGCGCTTCACCTCCGACGCCGCGCGCTGGCGCGCGCCGGCCTACGCTCCGGGAGCGGCGCCCAGGCGCCGGACCCAGGCCAACCTGCCGCTGGGCACGAAGCTGGATTTCTGGATCAACACCGGCGATTCGAGCGCCGCAGGCGATTGCTTGCGGCGAGCCTCGCTCGAGTATCTTTCGCCGCACGCCTACTTCTTCGTGGACGTCGGCCCCGGAGGGTCGGGGTCCCGGGACGCGGTTTGCGGCGGCCCGGCCGGGCCGGAACTCAGCAAGGAGTTGCTGCGCGGGATGGCGGCCGCCTTCGAGGGCGAGTCGCCGCTGGCGGGCGCCTTGCCCATCTACCAGACGGTGACCGGGATGTTCGGTCCCGATCCGGTGGACGGCGGCGTGGACGGCGATCCACGGACCTTCGTGGTCATCTCGCCGGCCGTGGACAAGTTCGGCCAGGAGAAGGGCCTGATGGGCTACTACTGGTCGCGGGACGTCCAGCCCAGGACCACGTCCCCTGCCGATCCGCGCAGCCACAGCAACGAGCGCGAGGCCATCTTCCTGACCAACCAGATCTTCAACCAGAAGCCGTACACGACCTACGGCACGCTGGCCCACGAGTTCACGCACCTGGTGATGTACTACCAGCGTTCGATGGCCGGTTCGGTCGCCGAGGAAGTCTGGTGGGACGAGGCGCTGAGCATGCTGGCGATGGACCGCACCGGCTACGGCCTGCGGGCCGGCAACGTGGACATCGCGAAGGACATCGGCTGCTTCCTGGAGCGGCCCAGCGCCTACTCCATGACCCAGTGGAGCGGCAACCCCCACAACTTCGCCTACGGCCTGGTCTACGTCTTCGCCCGCTACCTGCACGAGCGGTTCGGGCAGCAACTCATCCGCGAGGTCATCGCCATCCCCGACGGCGGCGTCGCTGGCCTGGATCGGGCGCTCCGGCGCCGCAACACGTCGTTTCAGCAGGTCTACTCGGATTTCGTCGTGGCGGTCTACACGTCGGGCACGCAACTCGAGGTCGATCCGCAATACCGCATGCCCGCCGAGATCAACCTGCGGGCGAGCTACGGCGGCCCGCCCGATCCGCGCTGCGGTTCATTCTCGCTCTGCGAGCTCAAGGATCCGCGCTGCCCGGCCTCGCTCGACGGCGTCCAGGCACAACGCCTGCAGAGCTTCGGGCAGTTGCAGACGGTCTCGCTTCGCACGTGGGGCACGGCATACTACGAACTGGGCCAGGGCGACCCGTATCCCTGGACCTTCGCGTTCAAGATCCCCGAGGCGCTGTTCGGATCGGCCATCGGTTGGTAGGGCCGGCGGCCGCTACCCTCGGCCGGCCCAGATGCGCTCGGACTCCTTGAGCGAGCCCCAGCCCTTCTCGCGGAAGTAGCGCTCGCGGTCGATCGGCCGGTCGAACTCGGCGACGGTCATCGTGCGCCGTTGCAGATTGATGGCCTCCTCCTCGTCGAACTCGCCCGAGAACGTGCGATCGTCGTAGATCAGGTACCACCGCCCGTCGGCCTCGGAGGCGTACACGCCGCCGCCGCTCTCGAAGCCCTTGACCAGGCGCCGTGCCGGGTGGGCGGCCTGCAGCCGCGCGTCGAAGGGCACCGACGCCTCCCGGGCCCAGTGGCCGTCGTCGCCGGGCAGGACCGGTACGAGGACCACCTTGCCGAACGCCTCCTGGTTCTCGATGAGTTCGTGGGCGTAGGCCGCCGAGCGCAAGCCCCAGACCGAGTCGATGACGGGCTGGAAGGTGCCGTTGGCGAACAGCCGCAGGATGGTGTCGAAGTCCTCGCGGGCGATCTGTCCGAAAGAACCCTTGATGGCGGCGTTCTTCATGAGCAGGTCCATCACGTCGATCTCCGCCTTGTCGCCGCCCAGGGTGCCGACGCACACGATGCGGCCGTTGCGCCCGAGCATGGCGATGGACTTCTGGACCGTGGCGCCGCCGACCTGGTTGAGCACCAGGGTGGCGCCCTTGTTGCCGGTCAGTTCCATCACCTCGTCGGGGAGGTCGGGGGCATGCCGGTCCAGGACGTGGTCGGCGCCAAGGTTCGCCAGACGCTTGGCCTTTTGCGAGTCGCTGATCGCGATGGTGCGGGCGCCCTTCCAGCGGGCGATCTGCAGCGCCGCGGTGCCCACGCCGCTGGACGCCGCATTGACGACCACCCGGTCGCGGCCGATGAGGCCACCATTGTCGATCAAGGCGATCCAGGCGGTGGTGAAGGCCAGGCCGATGGCCGCGGCGGCGATCGAGTCGAGATCGTCCGGGATGCGGTGCAGGTGCTCGGCAGGGACGGTGGTGAACTCGGCGTAGGCGCCATTGCGCTCGCGTCCGAGCGCCTCGAAGGTCGCCACGACCCGGTCGCCGGCGGCCCAGCCCTTGACGCCGTCGCCGAGGGCGGCGATCTCGCCCGAGACGTCCATCCCCAGGATGTGCGGCAGGTCCTTCTGGATGAAGAAGCGACCGCTGCGGTGGAAGAGGTCGGTGTGGTTGACGGTGGCCGCGTGCACGCGCACCAGGACCTCGCCCGGTCCCGGCAGAGGCGTGGGCACGGTGTCGTACAGCAGCACCTCCGGTCCGCCTCTGGCATGCATGACCACGGCCTGCATGGACCGCGGCACGGCGGGTGGTGACTGGATCAGGACCGAATCGGCGTCGGTGTCGGGCACGGCAACCTCCAGCGGAGTCATACCCCGGGCCGGACCCTCAGCCCATCAGCGCTCGAGCAGGACCTGCTTGTTGCGGGCGTCCAGCGTGAGCTTGTACTGCTCGAAGAGCGGATTGCCCAACGTACCGTTGATCCAGGGCAGGTGATCGTCGTCGTGCAGCGAGACCACGACGCCCGGGAAGACGGCCTTGCTCACGGCGAGGGTCTTGAGTTGCACGGCGGCCGTGTTCTTGTTGCCGGCCAGGCCGCGCACGCGAGGGCCGGCGACGATGGTCGGGTCGTCTGGCCGGATGCCCGAGGCCTGCGCGAAGTCCCAGCGGATGTTGAGGATGTTGGCGCCGGTGTCGAGCAGGCAGAGGCGCCTGGGCCCGCCGTTGATCGAGACCGGTACCATCGGCACGCCGTTGAGGATCTCCATCGGGATCACGTGGCGACCGGGCGCGGGAACGGCCGGCGCGCCCGGCGGGGCGAGCGTGAGCTTGCGCCCCTTGAAGTCGAAGGTCGCCCGGAACTGCTTGAGCCAGTCGAAGCCGATGATCCCGTCGATGAAGACGCCGTCGGTGCGCATGATGCGATCGGTGAGCTTGGGCAGGACCCCGGCGAAAGGTACGCCGGCCTTGACCCCCGCGACCTCCAGGCTCTCAACGCCCACGAAGCGGGACATGCCGTACGGATCGTTCGCGACCCGCACCTCGACGGGCGGGCACTGCGAGCGCGCGGCGGCCCGGGCCGTGACGACCGACGTGTTGGCTCCCGAATCGACGAGCCAGGTCCCCTTTCGACCGTTCAGACGCCCCTCGACAAACACGTGCGACTTGATGAAATCGAACGGGGCGACGGGCGGCGAGGCCGCCACCGCCGCGATCGCCACCATCAAGGGCCAAGCGGGCATGTTTTTAGGTTACCCTTATACCCCATGAAGATCTGCCTCTCGACTTGCCCGCCTGCCGAGGCCGACCGCCTCGCCGAGGCACTGGTGCAGGAGCGCGTCGCCGCCTGCGTCAACGTGCTTGGCCCTATCCGGAGCCGCTTCTGGTGGGACGGGGCGATGCAGAGCGACCAGGAATCCCTGCTCATCGCAAAGACGAGCGACGACAAGGTCGAGACGCTGATAGCACGCTTGCAGGAGCTTCACCCCTACGACATGCCGGAAATCCTGGCGATACCCGTCGAGACCGGATTGGCGGGCTATCTGGCGTGGGTCGACGCCGAGACCCTCGCTCGCTCCGGGTAGAAGTTGGCCATGTTGCGCATCGCGAGTCTGCTGCTGGTCGCCCTGGGTATCCTGCTCGGGGCGTTCTCGGCCGTGGGCGCGGCGCCGCGTGCCCTGGTGCTGACGGTCAAGGGCGCGATCAACCCGCTATCGGCCTCCTACATCGCCAGGGGCATCGACGAGGCCAACTCCACCACCGACCGCACCAAGCTCGTGGTGATCCGCCTGGACACGCCGGGCGGCCTCGACACGTCGATGCGCGAGATCGTGCAGAAGGAGATTTCCTCGAAAGTGCCGGTGGTGGTCTTCGTCGCGCCCGACGGAGCCCGGGCGGCGTCGGCGGGCCTGTTCATCGCGATGGGCGCCCACGTCGCCGCCATGGCGCCCAACACCGCCATCGGCGCGGCCCATCCGGTCGGGGGCGGTGGCGAGGAGATCAAGGGCCACATGGCCAAGAAGGTCGAGCACGACGCGGCGGCCTACATCAGGGGCCTGGCCAAGGAGCACGGCCGCAACGCCGAGTGGGCCGAGAAGGCCGTGCGCGAGAGCGTGTCGCTGGCCGCCTCGGAGGCCTACAAGAAGAAGGTCGTGGACGTCATCGCCCCCGACGTGCCGGCCCTGCTGGAGCGCATCGACGGCCGCAAGGTCCACATGCGGGCGGGCGTGCTCACGTTGCGCACCAAGCACCTGGCGCTCGCCGACTTCGACATGACCGCCATGGAGCGCCTGATGTACACGGTCACCGACCCGAGCATCGCGTTCATCCTGCTCAACCTCGGGATGCTCGGGCTCTTCTTCGAGCTTTCCAACCCGGGCGCGGTCCTGCCGGGGATCATCGGCGGCATCTGCCTGCTCCTGGCCTTCTACGGCCTCGGGATGCTGCCGGTCAACTACGCCGGCGTGGCGCTGATCCTGTTCGCGTTCCTGCTCTTCGTGGCCGAACTCTTCGCCCCGTCGCATGGCGCCCTCACGATCGGCGGCGTCGTCTCCCTGGTGCTCGGCGGCTTCATCCTGATGTCGGGCGGCGGCCCGGACATGGAGGTGTCGCGGCCGCTCATCCTGACCGTCGCCCTGAGCACGGGCGGCCTCTTCGCCGCTTGCCTGGCCCTCGCCCTCAAGGCGCAGGGACGAAGAGTCACGACCGGCCGGGAGGATCTCATCGGCCGGACGGCCAAGGTAAAGATCCCATTGCAGCCAGAGGGGCAGGTCTTCCTCGAGGGCGAACGCTGGCACGCGGTGGCCGAGGAAGGCCCCGTCGCCGCCGGCGAGAGCGTCGTCGTCAAGCGCGTCGAAGGCCTGACCCTCTACGTTGGACGAATCCCGTCAGAAAGCGGCACATAACCCATGGAAACGCTCATTCTCAAGTTCATGAGCTCCTTCGGCTTCCTGATCATCCTGGCGATCGCCTTCATCTCCTCGGCGATCAAGGTGGTCCAGGAGTACGAGCGCGGGGTCATCTTCCGCCTGGGCCGCC
Above is a genomic segment from Candidatus Tanganyikabacteria bacterium containing:
- a CDS encoding cyclic nucleotide-binding domain-containing protein, translating into MTAVELLERVPLFYDFSHSEVRKIAQYADYAVYGPRERIYRMGDPGDRIYVVVAGLVRLTHHDDESVHPEDLIVRSRGLFGEDCAVDESPRGLTAEAIMRSECITLTSHALRRLEEEHPRIALRLIKKLARVTSLRLRQVLGRPAPVPATLPAKAAVPAAVATPAGKLHAFKRLVEAIRNQAGEKAVKLA
- a CDS encoding divalent-cation tolerance protein CutA produces the protein MCLSTCPPAEADRLAEALVQERVAACVNVLGPIRSRFWWDGAMQSDQESLLIAKTSDDKVETLIARLQELHPYDMPEILAIPVETGLAGYLAWVDAETLARSG
- a CDS encoding aspartyl protease family protein; amino-acid sequence: MPAWPLMVAIAAVAASPPVAPFDFIKSHVFVEGRLNGRKGTWLVDSGANTSVVTARAAARSQCPPVEVRVANDPYGMSRFVGVESLEVAGVKAGVPFAGVLPKLTDRIMRTDGVFIDGIIGFDWLKQFRATFDFKGRKLTLAPPGAPAVPAPGRHVIPMEILNGVPMVPVSINGGPRRLCLLDTGANILNIRWDFAQASGIRPDDPTIVAGPRVRGLAGNKNTAAVQLKTLAVSKAVFPGVVVSLHDDDHLPWINGTLGNPLFEQYKLTLDARNKQVLLER
- a CDS encoding zinc-binding dehydrogenase — encoded protein: MPDTDADSVLIQSPPAVPRSMQAVVMHARGGPEVLLYDTVPTPLPGPGEVLVRVHAATVNHTDLFHRSGRFFIQKDLPHILGMDVSGEIAALGDGVKGWAAGDRVVATFEALGRERNGAYAEFTTVPAEHLHRIPDDLDSIAAAAIGLAFTTAWIALIDNGGLIGRDRVVVNAASSGVGTAALQIARWKGARTIAISDSQKAKRLANLGADHVLDRHAPDLPDEVMELTGNKGATLVLNQVGGATVQKSIAMLGRNGRIVCVGTLGGDKAEIDVMDLLMKNAAIKGSFGQIAREDFDTILRLFANGTFQPVIDSVWGLRSAAYAHELIENQEAFGKVVLVPVLPGDDGHWAREASVPFDARLQAAHPARRLVKGFESGGGVYASEADGRWYLIYDDRTFSGEFDEEEAINLQRRTMTVAEFDRPIDRERYFREKGWGSLKESERIWAGRG
- a CDS encoding nodulation protein NfeD, which codes for MLRIASLLLVALGILLGAFSAVGAAPRALVLTVKGAINPLSASYIARGIDEANSTTDRTKLVVIRLDTPGGLDTSMREIVQKEISSKVPVVVFVAPDGARAASAGLFIAMGAHVAAMAPNTAIGAAHPVGGGGEEIKGHMAKKVEHDAAAYIRGLAKEHGRNAEWAEKAVRESVSLAASEAYKKKVVDVIAPDVPALLERIDGRKVHMRAGVLTLRTKHLALADFDMTAMERLMYTVTDPSIAFILLNLGMLGLFFELSNPGAVLPGIIGGICLLLAFYGLGMLPVNYAGVALILFAFLLFVAELFAPSHGALTIGGVVSLVLGGFILMSGGGPDMEVSRPLILTVALSTGGLFAACLALALKAQGRRVTTGREDLIGRTAKVKIPLQPEGQVFLEGERWHAVAEEGPVAAGESVVVKRVEGLTLYVGRIPSESGT